In a genomic window of Sulfuriferula nivalis:
- a CDS encoding SEL1-like repeat protein, whose protein sequence is MKHKKLLSLISIALSSTLVLASGNAVAIDDAQAKLLSMQAVLGNTTALQQLQQDAIAGNANTEFLYGAYFYVKNDYDNALVWYKKSADQGYAAAQGEIGALYNNGHGVPQDYAQAVSWYRKAADQGNANAQHNLGVLYNNGHGVPQDYAQAATWYRKAADQGNAEAQHNLGVLYQNGQGVPQDYAQAATWFRKAADQWYAQAQNSLGELYDNGQGVHQDYSQATQWYRKAAYQGYAQAQLNLGVLYGNGLGVPQDYTQAAQWYRKAADQGVALAQYNLGVLYDNGQGVPQDYSQATQWYRKAAYQGYAQAQLNLGVLYGNGLGVPQDYTQAAQWYRKAADQGVALAQYNLGVLYDNGQGVPQDYAQATQWYRKAAYQGNFLAQSNLGVLYANGHGVPQDYAQAAQWFRKGADQGYAQAQNNLGVMYDYGLGVPQDYAQAAQWYRKAADQGVAKAQNNLGVMYANSHGVSQDYVIAFALYNLSAGKDHSSTNPATSNRDAIVSLMSKVQIEAGQALTQQMGLMKATAAIAKYEHNSVATEHTRTMPHEKTQIVRQQVTASSGGWPAKPAHRPGVTSCNTQCMNGDCLRTYDDGRHVHLHVSPSIDPFTNEMKFETPPC, encoded by the coding sequence ATGAAACACAAAAAATTACTATCTCTCATCAGTATTGCACTGAGTTCAACACTGGTTCTGGCATCTGGGAATGCTGTCGCAATAGATGATGCGCAAGCCAAGCTACTTTCTATGCAAGCTGTTTTAGGTAATACAACTGCTTTACAACAGTTGCAGCAAGATGCGATAGCAGGTAATGCTAATACGGAATTTTTGTATGGAGCTTATTTCTACGTAAAAAATGACTATGACAATGCTTTAGTTTGGTACAAAAAATCAGCTGACCAGGGATATGCTGCCGCACAGGGCGAGATTGGCGCGCTATACAACAACGGCCATGGCGTACCGCAAGACTACGCACAAGCTGTCTCCTGGTACAGAAAAGCCGCTGACCAGGGGAATGCTAACGCACAACACAATCTTGGCGTGCTGTATAACAACGGCCATGGTGTACCGCAAGACTACGCACAAGCTGCCACCTGGTACAGAAAAGCCGCTGACCAGGGGAATGCTGAGGCACAACACAACCTTGGCGTGCTCTACCAAAACGGCCAAGGCGTACCTCAGGATTACGCACAAGCCGCCACCTGGTTCAGAAAAGCTGCTGATCAGTGGTATGCCCAAGCGCAGAACAGTCTTGGCGAGCTGTATGACAACGGCCAAGGCGTACACCAGGATTACTCACAGGCCACCCAGTGGTACAGAAAAGCCGCTTATCAGGGGTATGCCCAAGCACAGCTCAATCTTGGTGTGCTGTACGGCAACGGCCTAGGTGTGCCTCAAGATTACACACAGGCTGCTCAGTGGTACAGAAAAGCCGCTGATCAGGGTGTTGCTCTAGCGCAGTACAACCTTGGCGTGCTGTACGACAACGGCCAAGGCGTGCCTCAGGATTACTCACAGGCCACCCAGTGGTACAGAAAAGCCGCTTATCAGGGGTATGCCCAAGCACAGCTCAATCTTGGTGTGCTGTACGGCAACGGCCTAGGTGTGCCTCAAGATTACACACAGGCTGCTCAGTGGTACAGAAAAGCCGCTGATCAGGGTGTTGCTCTAGCGCAGTACAACCTTGGCGTGCTGTACGACAACGGCCAAGGCGTGCCTCAGGATTATGCACAGGCCACCCAGTGGTACAGAAAAGCCGCTTATCAGGGGAATTTTCTAGCGCAGTCCAACCTTGGCGTGCTGTACGCTAACGGCCATGGTGTGCCTCAGGATTATGCACAGGCCGCTCAGTGGTTCAGAAAAGGCGCTGATCAGGGGTATGCTCAAGCACAGAACAACCTTGGTGTGATGTACGACTACGGCCTGGGTGTGCCTCAGGATTACGCACAGGCTGCTCAGTGGTACAGAAAAGCCGCTGATCAGGGGGTTGCAAAGGCGCAGAACAATCTTGGCGTGATGTACGCCAATAGCCATGGTGTTTCACAAGACTATGTCATTGCTTTTGCACTTTACAATCTTTCAGCGGGCAAGGATCACTCAAGCACTAATCCTGCCACGTCAAACAGAGATGCTATTGTTTCTTTGATGTCAAAAGTGCAAATTGAAGCTGGACAAGCCTTAACTCAGCAAATGGGATTAATGAAAGCAACTGCTGCAATCGCCAAGTATGAACATAATAGCGTGGCAACCGAGCATACCAGAACAATGCCGCACGAAAAAACCCAGATAGTTCGTCAACAGGTTACAGCGTCATCAGGAGGGTGGCCAGCTAAACCAGCACATAGGCCTGGTGTAACAAGCTGTAATACGCAATGTATGAATGGTGACTGTCTACGCACTTACGACGATGGACGTCATGTTCATCTACATGTATCTCCGAGCATAGACCCATTCACAAATGAAATGAAGTTCGAGACACCACCATGCTAA
- the lptF gene encoding LPS export ABC transporter permease LptF: MKLFHRALLRELIFNYLAVFLVLLVITLTTLFIRLLGDAARGEMVVEAVLTFLGFGVFSFLPMLLSLALFISIIMALSRAYRESEMVVWFSAGLGLNAWLRPILTFALPVVLAIGTLNLAVIPWALSKKDTFRQILDSRDELSLITPGLFVESKQADKVYFVEGLADNGARVKNLFMQSTQDGVLGITVAQSGVHKRLPNGERYLVLENGRRYEGTPGLADYKIAEFGHYWMWLEPKTISLHRDLGANSLPATTLLQQSTPANLAEFVWRFGFPVSALVLAILAIPLSFVNPRAGRSFSLILSLLIFVIYNNLLGIIQAWVAQEKISFVAGLLGVHLFMLGLASIMFYQRMSLRRGLFK, from the coding sequence ATGAAGCTTTTTCATCGCGCATTGTTGCGTGAACTTATTTTTAACTATCTCGCGGTATTTTTAGTGCTGTTAGTGATTACGCTCACTACGCTATTTATTCGTCTGCTAGGTGATGCTGCGCGCGGTGAAATGGTGGTCGAGGCGGTGCTGACATTCCTCGGTTTTGGCGTGTTCAGTTTTCTTCCAATGTTGCTGTCATTAGCGTTATTTATCTCTATTATCATGGCGTTGTCGCGTGCTTATCGTGAGAGCGAAATGGTGGTGTGGTTTAGTGCTGGACTGGGGCTCAATGCCTGGTTACGACCCATACTGACTTTTGCATTGCCTGTGGTGCTGGCGATAGGTACGTTGAATCTGGCGGTGATCCCCTGGGCGTTGAGCAAAAAAGATACTTTCCGACAAATATTAGATAGCCGCGACGAATTGTCACTGATTACACCAGGTTTGTTTGTGGAGTCCAAACAGGCAGATAAAGTCTATTTTGTTGAAGGTCTGGCAGATAACGGTGCGCGGGTGAAAAATCTGTTCATGCAGTCCACGCAGGATGGTGTGCTGGGTATTACAGTTGCGCAGTCGGGGGTGCATAAACGGTTGCCGAATGGTGAGCGTTATCTGGTGCTGGAAAATGGCAGGCGTTATGAAGGTACGCCTGGACTGGCAGACTATAAAATTGCAGAGTTCGGGCATTATTGGATGTGGTTGGAGCCGAAAACAATTTCTTTGCACCGTGATTTGGGTGCGAATTCATTACCGGCAACAACATTGTTGCAACAGTCTACCCCGGCCAACCTGGCCGAGTTTGTCTGGCGTTTTGGTTTTCCTGTAAGTGCTTTGGTGCTGGCAATATTGGCGATACCGCTGAGCTTTGTTAATCCGCGTGCTGGACGTTCGTTTAGTTTGATATTGTCATTGCTTATATTTGTTATTTATAACAATCTGTTAGGTATCATTCAGGCGTGGGTGGCTCAGGAAAAAATTTCATTTGTGGCTGGCTTGTTAGGCGTGCATCTATTCATGCTGGGATTGGCGAGTATCATGTTTTATCAGCGTATGAGTTTGCGGCGAGGCTTGTTTAAATGA
- a CDS encoding tetratricopeptide repeat protein, translated as MRHNKLLSIISIALSSTLVLVSGNAVAMDDAQAKQLFTQAYQGDATALQQLQQDAIAGSANTEFWYGVYFEVNEEYVNALAWLKKSSVQGFAAAQGEIGVLYHDGQGVPQDYAQAVSWYKKAADQGNTDAQNNLGVLYQNGQGIPQNYAQAATWFRKAAN; from the coding sequence ATGAGACACAACAAATTACTATCTATCATCAGCATTGCACTGAGTTCGACACTGGTTCTGGTATCTGGGAATGCTGTGGCAATGGATGATGCACAGGCTAAGCAACTATTTACCCAAGCTTATCAGGGAGATGCGACTGCTTTACAGCAGCTGCAGCAAGATGCGATTGCGGGCAGTGCTAATACAGAATTTTGGTACGGTGTTTATTTCGAAGTAAATGAAGAATATGTTAACGCTCTAGCTTGGTTAAAAAAATCTTCTGTTCAGGGATTTGCTGCCGCACAGGGCGAGATTGGTGTGCTATACCACGACGGCCAAGGCGTACCACAGGACTACGCACAGGCTGTATCCTGGTACAAAAAAGCCGCTGACCAGGGAAATACTGACGCTCAGAACAACCTTGGCGTACTATACCAGAACGGCCAAGGCATACCACAAAACTATGCACAGGCCGCCACATGGTTCAGAAAAGCCGCGAACTAG
- a CDS encoding leucyl aminopeptidase, translated as MEFSIKNTLADKQRAACTVIGVFESAQLSASGQILDSASLGYLTEILATGDMTGKAGSTLLLHNVPLISSKRVLLVGLGKAAEFNGKNFLTATNAALSTLNKLNISNAAIYLTSETLTDQNLAWQLEQTVFAAHAQQYQPGKLKSKADDKSCSLKKITLIIDSKSLKSAETSVTQASAIAAGMALAQDLGNLPGNICTPSYLADQAKSLAKTYPLKCEILDRKDMEKLGMGALLAVAQGSVQPPKLIVLRHNGGNKNDKPIVLVGKGITFDSGGISLKPGAEMDEMKYDMCGAASVLGTLQAAAELKLPLNVIGVIPASENLPDGMAVKPGDIVKSMAGQTIEILNTDAEGRLVLCDALTYVERFDPEVVIDIATLTGACVIALGQHASGLYSRSDELAAEITAAGTASQDRAWRMPLWDDYQSQLDSNFADIANIGGRAGGSITAACFLSRFTGKYNWAHLDIAGTAWKSGKDKGSTGRPVPLLTHFLLGRVTKK; from the coding sequence ATGGAATTTAGCATAAAAAATACCCTAGCAGACAAACAACGTGCAGCATGCACAGTGATCGGCGTTTTTGAATCTGCACAATTATCCGCTAGTGGACAAATCTTGGATAGCGCCAGCTTAGGCTATTTAACAGAAATTTTGGCAACAGGTGACATGACAGGCAAAGCTGGCAGCACTTTATTGTTACACAACGTCCCGCTTATCAGCAGCAAGCGGGTGTTATTGGTAGGATTGGGAAAAGCCGCGGAATTTAATGGCAAGAATTTCCTGACAGCCACCAATGCCGCACTCTCTACCCTCAACAAACTCAACATTAGCAATGCTGCAATATATTTAACCAGCGAAACGCTGACCGACCAAAATCTCGCATGGCAACTGGAACAAACCGTTTTTGCAGCACATGCACAACAATACCAGCCAGGCAAACTCAAGAGTAAAGCGGATGACAAATCCTGCAGCTTGAAAAAAATCACACTCATTATTGATAGCAAATCCCTGAAATCTGCGGAAACCAGTGTAACCCAAGCCAGCGCCATCGCTGCGGGTATGGCATTGGCTCAAGATCTGGGCAATCTGCCTGGCAACATCTGCACGCCAAGTTATCTCGCCGACCAAGCCAAATCACTGGCCAAAACTTACCCCCTAAAATGCGAAATCCTTGATCGTAAAGACATGGAAAAACTGGGCATGGGCGCATTGCTGGCTGTGGCTCAAGGCAGTGTTCAACCACCCAAACTCATCGTCCTCCGTCACAATGGAGGCAATAAAAACGACAAGCCTATCGTCCTCGTGGGCAAAGGCATTACCTTTGATTCAGGCGGCATTTCGCTCAAACCAGGCGCTGAAATGGATGAGATGAAATATGACATGTGTGGAGCAGCCAGTGTGTTGGGTACGTTACAGGCTGCCGCCGAGCTAAAATTGCCGCTCAATGTTATCGGCGTCATCCCTGCCAGTGAAAACCTGCCCGATGGCATGGCCGTCAAGCCAGGCGATATTGTCAAATCCATGGCGGGACAAACCATAGAAATTCTCAACACCGATGCAGAAGGCCGTCTCGTACTCTGTGACGCACTGACCTATGTTGAACGTTTTGATCCAGAAGTCGTTATCGACATCGCCACCCTTACTGGCGCGTGTGTGATTGCGCTGGGTCAGCATGCAAGTGGGCTGTACAGCCGCAGTGATGAGCTTGCCGCAGAAATCACCGCCGCTGGCACCGCCTCGCAAGACCGCGCATGGCGCATGCCACTGTGGGATGATTACCAGTCACAGCTGGATAGCAATTTCGCCGACATCGCTAATATTGGTGGACGTGCAGGTGGCTCAATTACCGCGGCGTGCTTCTTATCGCGTTTTACCGGCAAATATAACTGGGCACACCTGGATATCGCCGGCACTGCATGGAAATCAGGCAAGGATAAAGGCAGCACAGGCCGCCCAGTACCTTTACTCACTCACTTCTTGCTAGGTCGCGTTACCAAAAAATGA
- a CDS encoding DNA polymerase III subunit chi — protein MSRVDFYSNAPDKLMLARQIAQKAYKQGLKILILSEDEEVLNELNTRLWSDVVTSFIPHCLASEPHAHCTPIVLGTNLGELPHRDLLINLNAHTPDFFEQFTRLIEIVSTDDADRLAARQRWSYYKQNNHPLTNHDMSK, from the coding sequence ATGAGCCGTGTAGACTTTTACTCCAATGCGCCAGATAAACTCATGCTGGCGCGGCAGATAGCACAAAAGGCATACAAGCAGGGGCTGAAGATCCTCATCCTGAGTGAGGATGAGGAAGTCCTGAACGAACTCAATACCAGACTATGGTCGGATGTAGTTACCAGCTTCATTCCACATTGCCTGGCCAGTGAACCTCACGCCCACTGCACGCCTATCGTATTAGGCACGAATTTAGGCGAACTGCCTCATCGTGATTTATTGATTAATCTGAATGCGCACACGCCCGATTTTTTTGAGCAATTTACCCGCTTAATCGAAATTGTCAGCACCGATGATGCTGATCGCCTTGCTGCACGCCAGCGATGGTCATACTATAAACAAAACAACCACCCACTCACTAATCACGACATGAGTAAATAG